One Cedecea neteri DNA segment encodes these proteins:
- the rluC gene encoding 23S rRNA pseudouridine(955/2504/2580) synthase RluC, protein MKTETPSVKIVAISADEAGQRIDNFLLARLKGVPKSMIYRIVRKGEVRVNKKRIKPEYKLEAGDEVRIPPVRVAEREEEAVSPHLQKVAALTDVILYEDDHILVLNKPSGTAVHGGSGLSFGVIEGLRALRPEARFLELVHRLDRDTSGVLLVAKKRSALRSLHEQLRDKGMQKDYLALVRGQWQSHVKVVQAPLLKNILQSGERIVRVNSEGKPSETRFKVEERYEFATLVRCSPVTGRTHQIRVHTLHAGHPIAFDDRYGDREFDKQLAGTGLNRLFLHAAALKFTHPNTGEVIRIEAPLDEQLKRCLQVLRNAK, encoded by the coding sequence ATGAAAACAGAGACTCCATCAGTAAAAATCGTTGCAATTTCGGCCGATGAGGCCGGGCAGCGTATCGACAACTTTTTGCTCGCCCGTCTAAAAGGCGTGCCAAAAAGCATGATTTATCGCATCGTCCGCAAGGGCGAGGTGCGGGTGAACAAAAAACGCATCAAGCCAGAATACAAACTGGAAGCGGGCGATGAAGTACGCATTCCGCCGGTGCGCGTTGCCGAGCGTGAGGAAGAGGCCGTTTCTCCGCATTTGCAAAAAGTTGCTGCGCTTACCGATGTCATTCTTTATGAAGATGACCATATTCTGGTACTCAATAAGCCTTCCGGGACTGCGGTTCACGGTGGCAGCGGCCTGAGCTTCGGGGTGATTGAAGGTCTGCGCGCTCTGCGTCCGGAAGCCCGTTTCCTTGAGCTTGTGCATCGCCTTGACCGCGATACTTCCGGCGTTTTGCTGGTCGCTAAAAAACGCTCTGCGCTGCGCTCCCTTCATGAGCAGCTGCGTGATAAAGGCATGCAGAAGGATTACCTTGCGCTGGTGCGCGGGCAATGGCAGTCGCACGTAAAAGTCGTGCAGGCGCCGCTGCTGAAAAATATTCTGCAGAGCGGCGAGCGCATCGTAAGAGTGAATAGCGAAGGTAAGCCTTCCGAGACTCGCTTCAAGGTTGAAGAACGCTACGAGTTCGCTACGCTGGTTCGCTGCAGCCCTGTCACCGGGCGCACGCACCAAATTCGTGTGCATACTCTGCACGCAGGTCACCCGATTGCCTTTGACGATCGTTATGGCGACCGTGAGTTTGATAAGCAGCTTGCGGGTACCGGGCTGAATCGTCTGTTCCTGCACGCTGCTGCGCTGAAGTTTACCCATCCGAACACCGGGGAAGTGATTCGCATCGAAGCGCCGCTGGACGAACAGTTAAAGCGCTGCTTACAGGTTTTACGCAACGCCAAATAA
- a CDS encoding Maf family protein, with protein sequence MKPIVLASTSPFRRSLLEKLGMPFITAAPEVDETPLAGEDARHLVTRLAQAKAQALRERFPDHLIIGSDQVCVLNNQIAGKPHTEENAVQQLLLARGTIVTFYTGLALYNSANGQLQTQCEPFDVHFRHLTEDEIRRYVQKEQPLNCAGSFKSEGLGITLFERLEGKDPNTLIGLPLISLCEMLRNEDCNPLMA encoded by the coding sequence ATGAAACCGATTGTTCTGGCTTCCACCTCCCCTTTCCGCCGCAGCCTGCTTGAAAAACTTGGCATGCCTTTTATTACAGCCGCTCCGGAAGTCGATGAGACGCCGCTCGCAGGGGAAGATGCACGACACTTAGTGACTCGTCTGGCTCAGGCCAAAGCACAAGCCTTAAGAGAACGCTTTCCCGATCACCTCATTATCGGCTCCGATCAGGTTTGCGTTCTGAATAACCAAATAGCGGGAAAACCGCACACGGAAGAAAATGCCGTGCAGCAGCTATTGCTGGCCCGGGGGACTATCGTGACCTTTTATACCGGACTGGCTCTGTATAATTCGGCCAACGGGCAGCTACAAACGCAGTGTGAACCTTTTGACGTTCATTTTCGTCATTTGACGGAAGATGAAATTCGCCGATATGTGCAAAAAGAGCAGCCACTCAATTGTGCAGGGAGTTTTAAAAGCGAAGGGTTGGGCATCACGCTGTTTGAAAGGCTGGAAGGAAAAGATCCGAACACGCTAATCGGGCTACCGCTCATCAGTTTGTGTGAAATGCTGCGCAACGAAGACTGTAACCCGCTTATGGCCTAA